A single genomic interval of Halobacillus halophilus DSM 2266 harbors:
- a CDS encoding stage V sporulation protein D, whose protein sequence is MRRVSQVIVKKRLITVFLVGMVIFGVIIGRLGYVQFVLSDFLIAKAEESWSRDITFEPERGNIVDTNGEVLVGNQSAPTVMVVPRQVKDPETTAKNLAQILEMSVEKAYTHVTKQISIEKIHPEGRKISEDKAEAIQSLGMPGVYIAEDSERYYPHGSFLSHVLGFSGIDNQGLLGLEAYYDDELKGEKGALSFFSDAKGKRMPDMADIYNPPVDGKDLQLTIDYKVQAIIERELDIAQSKYNPDGAVALAVDPDTGKVVAMASRPNFNPANYQEVEPMVYNRNLPVWSTYEPGSTFKIITLAAALEENLVDLHEEHFHDSGAVKVDGATLHCWKRGGHGDQTFLEVVQNSCNPGFVQLGQRLGKDKLFEYIDRFGFGEKTGIDLEGEGKGILFKPENVGPVEQATTAFGQGVSVTPIQQVMAVAAAVNGGYYYEPYIQEAWLDPVTGEAEEKNEPKVKDRVISEETSAQIRKALESVVAKGTGRGAYVEGYRVGGKTGTAQKVGPDGRYMENNHIVSFIGFAPADDPELVVYLAIDNPKDTVQFGGVVAAPIVGNIMEDSLRALEVKPRKDGLEKEYTWPDEPLVEVPNVTGLEKKELNQLLTNLKIEASGKGDKVITQAPEAGVKVPSGSKVRVYMGN, encoded by the coding sequence ATGAGAAGAGTATCACAAGTCATTGTTAAGAAGCGGTTGATCACTGTTTTTCTTGTGGGAATGGTTATTTTTGGTGTCATTATTGGAAGGCTCGGGTACGTGCAATTTGTACTCAGTGATTTTCTGATCGCCAAAGCAGAAGAGTCATGGAGCCGTGATATCACGTTTGAACCAGAAAGAGGCAACATTGTGGATACAAATGGGGAAGTGCTTGTCGGTAATCAGTCGGCTCCAACCGTTATGGTTGTACCAAGACAGGTAAAGGATCCTGAAACCACGGCTAAGAATTTAGCTCAAATTCTTGAGATGAGTGTGGAGAAAGCGTACACCCACGTTACGAAACAAATATCTATTGAAAAAATCCACCCAGAAGGACGCAAAATTTCTGAAGATAAAGCAGAAGCTATCCAATCCCTTGGTATGCCTGGTGTCTACATCGCAGAAGATTCGGAGCGATACTACCCTCATGGTTCGTTTCTTTCCCATGTTCTTGGCTTCAGCGGCATTGATAATCAGGGACTGCTTGGTCTTGAAGCCTACTATGATGATGAACTTAAAGGTGAAAAGGGAGCCCTTTCTTTCTTCTCCGATGCTAAGGGGAAACGAATGCCTGACATGGCCGATATCTACAACCCCCCGGTGGACGGAAAAGATCTTCAGCTTACGATTGATTATAAAGTGCAGGCCATTATTGAAAGAGAGCTGGATATTGCCCAAAGCAAGTACAATCCAGATGGAGCGGTCGCTTTAGCGGTGGATCCTGATACTGGGAAAGTAGTAGCTATGGCCTCGCGTCCGAATTTTAATCCAGCAAATTATCAGGAAGTTGAACCAATGGTTTATAATCGCAACTTGCCGGTTTGGAGTACGTACGAGCCGGGTTCTACTTTTAAGATTATTACGCTCGCAGCGGCGCTTGAAGAAAATCTGGTCGATCTTCACGAGGAACATTTTCACGATTCAGGTGCTGTGAAGGTAGATGGAGCCACATTACACTGCTGGAAGCGGGGAGGACACGGGGATCAGACGTTTCTGGAAGTTGTTCAAAACTCTTGTAACCCAGGGTTTGTGCAATTGGGCCAGCGCTTAGGAAAAGATAAACTTTTTGAATATATTGACCGGTTCGGTTTCGGTGAAAAGACCGGTATAGACTTGGAAGGGGAAGGCAAAGGAATATTGTTTAAGCCTGAAAATGTTGGTCCTGTAGAACAGGCAACGACAGCGTTTGGACAAGGAGTTTCTGTTACCCCTATTCAACAGGTAATGGCCGTAGCTGCAGCTGTGAATGGAGGATATTATTACGAGCCTTATATTCAGGAAGCCTGGCTTGATCCAGTCACAGGAGAAGCGGAAGAAAAGAATGAGCCGAAAGTAAAGGATCGCGTAATCTCAGAAGAAACATCCGCACAAATCCGTAAGGCACTGGAAAGCGTGGTGGCTAAAGGAACAGGTCGCGGAGCTTACGTCGAAGGGTATCGCGTAGGTGGTAAGACGGGTACCGCTCAGAAAGTTGGACCTGACGGAAGGTATATGGAAAACAACCATATCGTTTCTTTCATTGGCTTTGCGCCTGCAGATGATCCTGAATTAGTGGTTTATCTCGCCATCGATAACCCGAAGGATACCGTCCAGTTTGGCGGCGTGGTCGCGGCTCCGATCGTTGGGAATATCATGGAAGACAGCCTGAGGGCCTTAGAGGTGAAACCGCGTAAAGATGGGCTGGAAAAAGAATACACATGGCCTGATGAGCCATTGGTTGAAGTTCCGAATGTTACGGGACTTGAGAAGAAAGAGCTCAATCAGCTGCTCACCAACTTAAAAATCGAGGCAAGTGGAAAAGGAGATAA